Below is a window of Camelina sativa cultivar DH55 chromosome 11, Cs, whole genome shotgun sequence DNA.
AATAAAAGGTAGGTCTAGATTATTGGGGCTGCATTTGTTTATGAttaaagaagagaggaagaaaatgttgatgattttttttttttttggttttattggcttgtagttaattaggtccaaactattgttaattaggtccaaaaaAAGTACAGGTGTCAGAAATATAGTAAGTTAAGtgtcatctccttagcaaaaattgaaaaaaaccttctcatattatataagatatgtttGTGCGTATAACATGAATATACCAGTTGGAGAAGGGAGAAGGAAGCAGAGGCAAAAGGAGCACAAGATGATATGACTGCCGAGTTAAATATGTTTTGAGGAAAGAAAAAGCTACttctaaaaattgaaacttgttATCTTTATTTCAGTGACATTGAAACTTGGAAGCTCATGTAAGAAATTagcaaaaacattataatattaGAGCTTCTCACTGCGGAGTTGAGCGCCATAACCGTAATAGGGGTTTCTgtgatcaaaaacaaaagtagaaaacaaaatagtaaaaagcAAAATTGGATTGTATAGCCATCTTGGAATCTCCTAAATACATcagcgttttttttttaaattatttataattaggGGTTGTCTTGCTATTGAATAAAccaaaacctataaatatagtTTCTCTAATCTAATACAGTTCCACAAAATCATCCGTGTAGCTATGAACATCCAAGTAGAACtaccggagaagaagaggaagaggaagaggacgaagaagacTAAGAATccgtctccttcttctttaccACCTCCGTCTTTTTTTTCCTCCCAGTCccatacactacaagaaaatatgcGGTTAGCGACTACACTGTTAGTCGCTTTGTAGTCGTAAAAACTGTGTTTACGACCAAATAGCGACTAACTCAAGCAGTCGGAGATCGAGAATCGCTAATTAATGTAGTCATATTTATAGTCGCCTTTAGCGACTACTGTACGACCAAAAAATGTAGTCGTTATATGGTCATGAAATAGTCGTCTTGTAGTCGTTAAATAGTGTCTGTTTTACGACTATAGTGTGATTAATTAGTAACTGAGTGTTTATAGTCGCTATATAGTCACTTACCGTAGTGACTATTTAGaaactacattacgactatttgGCCACTGATGTTGATTTCAGAAACTGTATGTTACGACTATTTAGCCACTGATGTTGATTTCAGAATTTGAAAGTTTCATATACTAATTTCCCATTATCCTCTTCTTTTCATTCCCATTATcctcttcttttcattcttgtataccaattttaattgaaagatTCGAATTTGGAAAGACATAATATCGAAATATTGAAATACACAACATGTTCAAGTTACAAATCAAAAAAGGTCATAAACACAATCTGAAAGTGGCAATGAGTTCATACAAAAGAGCGAGAGATAGAGTTCATCCGAGTAGAGTGAGATAGAGTTCATCCGAAAAGAGTGAGATTGAGTTCATCCAAAAAGAGTTAAGACATAGAAGAAACCTATTAAGCAGCGGTTGATGGAGTTGGAGTTGCATCATCTTGGGGAAGAGGTTTTGTGGTTGTCTGTTTGCTAGCAACGAAATTCTGAAACCGCGGATCACATTCCCTCAGAAACTCCTCGACGATGGAGAGATGGTCAATCTTGTCCTTCTAGGCAGCAATAACCTTGGATTGCTCAGCTTCACGCACAGCTGTTTCTGCATCACGCCTCTGTAGTTGAGCAGCCTGTTCTTCTATCATGCGTTGAGCTTCCTTCAACTGTTCTTGGAGAGCCACAAAGGTAGAAGAGCCACATGCTTGCTTATGCTTTCCATTGACAAGGCAgtccttgaggcttccaactccataagGTGTTCCTATTGTATCTTTCTCATTGgacttgaaaataagagaaaagttaAGATTAGAGGATGACAAATTAAACTACAAGACTATAAatgtgtattgtttttttttaaaagaaacctGTAGGAAAATTTCTGTATATTCTTCTGTTGTGAGGTTCCCGTGGCCGTGATTCTCCATCTGACACAGCAAAAGACTCTGCCTCGAGctgagacaacctctcttgAACAGTCTTCTCATAAGTTTCTGCAATCTTCTCTGCCTTCCGATCAACATATGTACCATCAGGCTTTGTATGTGCCTTGataaaaacctcaccaagtcggacttctcttcccaattcctcaacctgcaatgttagcaaagaaacagagattaacTAAAACAAATAACAGCTATGTAAGAATTGAAAGTGGCAAAAATAACAGCTACTTAACCATTTCGTCTTGAAGCTGTCGATACGACTTTGGCCCTGAGAGGTGGACGTGAGGACCTAGGCcgttacggtcagacatacgggCATCAGAGTAGGTTTTActcctttgttgtgcttcttcagtgtcccaGTAATCCTCCATCGTAATCCAGAGAGTGTCGCCAATCCAGTTTGGTTGAACTCGACTAGTCCTCACAGtgctaaccatgtctttgaTCCGCTTTTGACAGATTTCCTCAAAGTAAGCTTGAACAGTCCCGATTATCAAAGGATCCCAGGTGtgggttttctagaaaaaaaaaggagctatTGTGAGTGAAAAGAACACATGTAAAGCTATGTATGAAGGCTATGTATGAAAGCTATGTAAAAAGAAGCTATCCTTACCGCGAACTCAAggaagtatctctcttgtttgtcccgcggcacacatgtccagctgtagaagggaccttcgaatttgttttgaagaattttagtaatcttccgaacaagtttCGATCCTTTGTCACGAGTAAACCTCCATACACATGAACCAATAAAATAAGTAAGCAGGTTACTTAGAAGCAAATAATggacaaaccaaaagaaatgaGATCAATACAAGAGAAGACCACAATCATTGCTATTCgcataagacaaaaaaacaccATTGCTATTCCTATAAGACAAGACCACAATCATAAAACACCATTGCTATTTGTATAAGCCAAcaccaaaatcataaaacaccATTGCTATTCGTATAAGCCAACACCGTTGCTATTATTTTAAGCCAACACCACAATAATAAAACACCATTGCTATTCGTATAAGACAACACCACAATCATTACAATACATTGACTATTCGTATAAAACATGTGAAGAGGAAAATCATACCATTGGGTGTTCGGTACGGGTGTGGGAGAGAGGACGGTGGTGAACTTATCCCTGTCTGGAACCACAAGCAGTGAATTTAGAGCACGCAACACGTCCGCCTGTAGTTCGGGCAACACCGGAGAAGATTCTTCTTCGAAGTTGTTCCCTTGAGACGATGGATGCGATGGATGCTCCTGACTTCTGGCCTGACTTCTCGCCTGACTTCTCGCCTGAGTTTGAGAGGATCGAACTGGAGAAGGCGGAGAGACATCCCGACTTCTGGCCTGAGTCCGTGGATTGAAGTGGACTTCTTCTGAAGGAGTGCGGTGTAGCTCGGGTGGAGGTGGATGTGTAAATGAGTTCTGAAAAAGTTGTTGCAGTGGAGGATAGTTCCGGATCTGGGCTGATGACTGTCGTTGCAAACCGCCGAGTTGTTCTTCAGGCGTCtgcagaggaggaggatcttgtaCCGCCGACGTGAAGTTGTACTGAGTGGGCAGAGTATTAGGCCGTCGATTTGGTGTTGCCCCCATCGCTCTCTGAGTAACGT
It encodes the following:
- the LOC104727901 gene encoding uncharacterized protein LOC104727901 — translated: MVSTVRTSRVQPNWIGDTLWITMEDYWDTEEAQQRSKTYSDARMSDRNGLGPHVHLSGPKSYRQLQDEMVEELGREVRLGEVFIKAHTKPDGTYVDRKAEKIAETYEKTVQERLSQLEAESFAVSDGESRPREPHNRRIYRNFPTDTIGTPYGVGSLKDCLVNGKHKQACGSSTFVALQEQLKEAQRMIEEQAAQLQRRDAETAVREAEQSKVIAA